In the genome of Ictalurus furcatus strain D&B chromosome 13, Billie_1.0, whole genome shotgun sequence, one region contains:
- the star2 gene encoding steroidogenic acute regulatory protein, mitochondrial, with the protein MQRVVLALPAISLSLSHTHTHTGIMLSALAKLCCGISYQHLRSVTGLQRTAMAALGQEIAHMQKRGKLCLGIRSWDVVWSWRKISEETERTDGRSDGVEDMDLSYQQQGHEALQEALDITRNAEGWRTEITQDSGEVIYSKVVQGNHKVFRLETELDASPDEIYELLFVKVEEMNEWNPNIAHIKVLKHIGKETMVTHEVSAGKAGNLIGQRDFLSVRHSLKTKHCIYLGGAATHLEAFPPQPGFIRAEDGPTCIIIQPLPCCSGKSKLTWLLNMDVKGWLPKSLVNQALPQAQLDFTRHLRRRLEMGRK; encoded by the exons ATGCAGCGTGTCGTCCTCGCTCTGCcggccatctctctctctctctctcacacacacacacacaccggcatCATGCTGTCGGCCTTGGCCAAGCTGTGCTGTGGGATTTCATACCAACATCTCCGGAGTGTGACAG gtctGCAGCGTACAGCCATGGCAGCTTTAGGGCAGGAAATCGCCCACATGCAGAAGAGAGGGAAGCTCTGCTTGGGGATCAGGAGCTGGGACGTGGTGTGGAGCTGGAGGAAGATcagtgagg AGACGGAGCGGACAGACGGCCGGAGTGACGGTGTGGAGGACATGGACCTGTCGTACCAGCAGCAGGGACACGAAGCTCTACAGGAAGCTCTGGACATCACACGGAACGCTGAGGGCTGGAGGACGGAAATCACACAG gacAGTGGTGAGGTGATCTACAGTAAAGTCGTTCAGGGGAATCATAAGGTGTTCAGACTGGAGACTGAACTCGACGCCTCACCTGATGAGATATACGAGCTTCTGTTTGTGAAAGTGGAGGAGATGAACGAGTGGAACCCCAACATCGCACACATCAAG GTACTGAAACACATAGGGAAGGAAACCATGGTAACACACGAGGTTTCAGCAGGAAAAGCAGGGAATCTTATTGGTCAGCGGGACTTCCTGAGTGTCAGGCATTCGCTGAAGACTAAGCACTGTATTTACCTGGGCGGAGCTGCGACTCACCTGGAGGCTTTCCCACCACAGCCAGGATTCATCAG AGCTGAAGATGGTCCCACGTGTATTATAATCCAGCCTTTACCGTGCTGCTCTGGAAAGAGTAAACTCACCTGGCTGCTCAACATGGACGTGAAG GGCTGGCTTCCTAAATCTTTGGTGAATCAGGCACTCCCTCAGGCTCAACTCGACTTCACGAGACACCTACGGAGACGACTGGAGATGGGCAGGAAATGA